The Bacteroidota bacterium genome includes a window with the following:
- the recG gene encoding ATP-dependent DNA helicase RecG gives MSYTFLTTPVEYLKGIGPKRAELLKNELSIYTFGDLLEYFPFRYIDRSRLYKIIEINNDLSYVQICGRLRHIQMVGKGPASRLVATLQDDSGEIELVWFQGIKWIKDKLVSGSEYLVFGKPALFSGRYNIPHPEIDVFNAQASAVSETFQPFYNSSEKLKASGFNSRGFSKVMKILVTSAKGHIPETLPKDITEHFGFISREEALLNIHFPKDQPILAKAESRLKFEELFYIQLRLLRLKLIRISKIQGHPFSHVGEYFNSFYYRNLPFPLTNAQKRVMKEIRADVGSGKQMNRLLQGDVGSGKTMVALMSMLIAIDNGFQACLMAPTEILAFQHYESLNRLLAGLNITIRLLTRSTKSSEKKILYEQLLKGELQIVIGTHALIEETVSFKNLGLVVIDEQHRFGVAQRARLWKKNAILPHVLIMTATPIPRTLAMTLYGDLDYSVIDELPPGRKSIKTYHFYESGHLKVYGFMRQEIKKGRQIYIVYPLIQESETLDLKALMEGYETIIREFPLPEFAVSIVHGQLKSEIKDFEMQRFIRGETQIMVATTVIEVGVDIPNATVIIIENAERFGLSQLHQLRGRVGRGADQSYCILMTKDDLGHDARKRIETMLRTSDGFEIAEEDLRLRGPGDMQGTQQSGILQLRIADLVRDEKLLKYARDIAIRLLEKDPLLEHAENKPLSDQLMHLTSHDTEWGLIS, from the coding sequence TTGTCTTATACATTTCTGACAACACCTGTAGAGTATCTGAAGGGGATTGGACCGAAAAGGGCCGAACTGCTTAAGAACGAACTCTCCATTTATACCTTCGGCGATTTGTTGGAATATTTCCCTTTCAGGTACATCGACAGAAGCCGTCTTTATAAAATAATAGAAATAAACAATGACCTGTCATATGTGCAGATTTGTGGTCGTCTAAGGCATATTCAAATGGTCGGTAAGGGACCTGCCAGCCGATTGGTGGCCACCCTGCAGGATGATTCAGGTGAAATCGAATTGGTATGGTTTCAGGGTATAAAATGGATAAAGGATAAACTTGTTTCGGGATCAGAATATCTGGTATTCGGTAAACCTGCACTGTTCAGTGGTCGCTATAACATTCCTCATCCTGAGATCGATGTTTTTAATGCTCAGGCATCTGCTGTCAGCGAAACTTTTCAGCCCTTTTATAATTCCTCAGAAAAACTCAAGGCCAGCGGATTTAATTCAAGGGGTTTCAGTAAGGTAATGAAAATCCTTGTTACTTCAGCAAAAGGTCATATTCCTGAAACGCTTCCAAAAGATATCACCGAGCACTTTGGCTTTATTTCAAGAGAAGAAGCTTTACTTAATATCCATTTTCCAAAGGATCAGCCAATTCTTGCAAAAGCCGAATCGAGGCTGAAATTTGAAGAGTTGTTTTATATTCAGTTGAGGTTACTAAGGCTGAAACTGATCCGGATAAGTAAAATCCAGGGACATCCCTTTTCTCATGTGGGTGAATATTTCAATAGCTTTTATTACCGCAATTTGCCTTTTCCATTGACAAATGCCCAAAAGAGGGTAATGAAGGAAATCCGTGCCGATGTCGGATCAGGAAAACAAATGAACCGTTTGCTTCAGGGCGATGTGGGTAGTGGTAAAACAATGGTTGCACTGATGTCAATGCTGATCGCTATTGATAATGGATTTCAGGCCTGTTTGATGGCGCCGACAGAAATACTTGCATTCCAGCATTATGAATCTTTAAACCGTTTGCTGGCAGGTCTGAATATTACCATACGTTTACTGACCCGTTCAACAAAATCTTCAGAGAAGAAAATTCTTTATGAACAGCTTCTTAAAGGGGAATTACAAATAGTTATTGGCACACATGCGCTTATTGAGGAAACCGTGAGTTTTAAAAATCTCGGATTGGTGGTCATCGATGAGCAGCACCGTTTTGGTGTAGCACAGCGTGCACGTCTCTGGAAAAAAAATGCCATTCTTCCTCATGTACTTATCATGACAGCTACTCCTATTCCCCGGACACTGGCAATGACTTTATATGGTGATCTGGATTATTCAGTCATCGATGAGCTTCCGCCAGGACGAAAATCAATCAAGACCTATCACTTTTATGAGTCTGGCCACCTTAAAGTGTATGGTTTCATGCGGCAGGAAATTAAAAAAGGACGTCAGATTTATATTGTCTATCCACTTATACAGGAATCTGAAACTCTTGATCTTAAAGCCCTCATGGAAGGGTATGAAACCATAATAAGAGAGTTTCCGCTGCCTGAATTTGCAGTAAGTATTGTCCATGGACAGTTGAAATCTGAAATCAAGGATTTTGAAATGCAGCGTTTTATCCGGGGTGAGACTCAAATCATGGTCGCGACTACAGTCATTGAAGTTGGTGTGGATATTCCCAATGCAACCGTCATTATCATCGAAAACGCGGAAAGGTTTGGGCTGTCGCAGCTGCATCAGCTCAGGGGCAGGGTTGGAAGAGGTGCAGATCAGTCATATTGTATATTAATGACCAAAGACGATCTGGGTCATGATGCCAGGAAACGGATTGAAACAATGTTAAGGACTTCCGATGGCTTTGAAATAGCTGAAGAAGACTTACGTCTTCGGGGACCAGGCGATATGCAAGGCACTCAGCAAAGCGGGATCCTTCAACTAAGAATTGCCGATCTGGTGCGTGATGAGAAACTGCTGAAATATGCCCGAGACATAGCCATCCGCCTCCTGGAAAAAGATCCATTACTTGAACATGCTGAAAATAAACCACTATCTGATCAGTTGATGCATTTAACCAGTCACGATACTGAGTGGGGCTTGATCAGCTGA
- the gldM gene encoding gliding motility protein GldM → MAGYKETPRQKMIAMIYLVLTSLLALNVSKQMLDAFVVVNESMEITNKTFSDKIDQTYSKFQQQYALNPNKVGFYYQKAEEVQRLSNAMVNYLDSLKYTVIMTTDARTKTLESAKSTPLSKIRAKDRFTEPTRFFFGRSTTGEQGTAGALKRRISAFRQQMLAYMDLPSDSDRLGLITEGDFRNADGKKQTWEQHLFYYTVLAADVAILNKMVTEIKNAEFDVVSHLYSQITAEDFKFDKIAAKVIPKSNYILEGDKYEAEVIVAAYDTKGNPEVYYLEGVDTVRDITNARKIAGQSGVVKLNFPATSAGIKKYAGIIRVASPAGDIQSYSFKDEYIVAKPSLTVSATKMNVLYTSVENPMSISVPGISSEKIQASMSVGTLTQVPLESGYNYIARIPAGTTGKAVVTVKAEYEGTFRDMGTIEFRVKRVPDPVAYIANVREGKVNKNSLVAAGGIIPRMPEDFDFDLNYIIKSFTFVYQKGIETQQINAQGNLLSQEMKSIIQSASAGTRVWFENIIAQGPDGERRLASILLELR, encoded by the coding sequence ATGGCTGGATATAAGGAAACTCCCCGACAAAAGATGATCGCCATGATATATCTGGTGTTGACCTCTCTTTTGGCATTAAACGTGTCAAAACAGATGCTCGATGCCTTTGTTGTGGTGAACGAGAGCATGGAGATTACCAATAAGACTTTCTCAGATAAGATTGATCAGACCTACAGTAAATTCCAACAGCAGTATGCACTTAATCCCAACAAGGTTGGTTTTTATTACCAGAAGGCTGAAGAAGTTCAGCGTCTGTCGAATGCAATGGTTAACTACCTGGATAGTCTGAAATATACTGTGATCATGACTACTGACGCAAGGACGAAAACCCTTGAGTCAGCTAAGTCCACACCTCTTTCCAAAATAAGAGCCAAAGACCGTTTTACGGAACCAACGCGGTTTTTCTTTGGCAGATCCACTACCGGTGAACAGGGAACAGCAGGTGCACTTAAAAGAAGGATAAGTGCCTTCAGGCAACAAATGCTGGCCTATATGGATTTGCCCTCAGATAGCGACAGGCTTGGATTGATAACTGAAGGGGATTTCAGGAATGCGGATGGTAAAAAACAAACCTGGGAACAGCATCTGTTTTATTATACCGTACTTGCTGCTGATGTGGCTATCCTGAATAAGATGGTGACGGAGATTAAAAATGCAGAATTTGACGTGGTTTCACATTTATATAGCCAGATAACTGCAGAGGATTTTAAATTTGACAAGATAGCTGCCAAGGTCATTCCGAAAAGCAATTATATTTTGGAAGGTGATAAATATGAAGCAGAAGTCATCGTGGCGGCTTATGATACAAAAGGAAATCCGGAAGTCTATTACCTTGAAGGTGTCGATACCGTCAGGGATATCACCAACGCCCGCAAAATTGCTGGTCAGAGCGGCGTGGTGAAGCTGAACTTTCCTGCAACTTCCGCCGGCATTAAAAAATATGCCGGAATTATCCGTGTAGCTTCCCCTGCCGGAGATATCCAAAGCTATTCTTTCAAGGATGAATATATTGTTGCCAAACCCTCATTGACTGTTTCAGCAACAAAGATGAATGTTCTATATACCAGCGTCGAGAATCCTATGTCTATTTCGGTTCCTGGCATAAGCTCCGAAAAAATCCAGGCTTCTATGAGTGTTGGCACCCTGACACAGGTGCCTCTCGAATCCGGGTACAACTATATTGCTAGAATACCGGCCGGTACTACTGGTAAAGCCGTGGTTACCGTAAAAGCAGAATATGAAGGTACTTTCCGGGATATGGGAACCATTGAATTCCGCGTAAAAAGAGTTCCCGATCCGGTTGCCTACATAGCAAATGTAAGAGAAGGTAAAGTAAATAAGAATTCACTTGTCGCCGCCGGTGGTATAATACCCAGAATGCCCGAAGATTTTGATTTTGACCTCAATTATATTATCAAATCATTCACATTTGTCTACCAGAAAGGGATTGAAACCCAGCAAATTAATGCTCAGGGAAATTTGCTTTCACAGGAAATGAAATCCATCATTCAATCCGCCAGTGCCGGCACTCGTGTATGGTTTGAAAATATTATTGCTCAGGGACCTGACGGAGAACGCAGGTTGGCAAGTATATTATTGGAATTAAGATAA
- the gldN gene encoding gliding motility protein GldN, with protein sequence MNKLFCYLIVGFITLLSLSSYSQVLENNPPRDGIYDKMTILSKAPVPYTYVREADILWQKRIWRVIDMREKLNQPFYYPLAPHNQWRSLMQVILDALKEGTIIAYEAPIGGTDEFTLPLNYNELIKTFEIRKVEKFQRTSPPYDYYDTVVVTEFKPTDVKMFRIKEDWFFDKQRSQMDVRILGICPIVDDYDENGNYRGIKPMFWIYFPEARTVFAKSEVFNRHNSSQRLTYDDVFWKRMFSSYIYKEDNVFDRKISDYAAGMDAILESERIKNEIFQYEQDLWEY encoded by the coding sequence ATGAATAAACTATTTTGCTATTTAATTGTCGGATTTATCACACTGTTAAGTCTTTCCTCATATTCTCAGGTACTGGAAAATAACCCTCCAAGAGATGGTATCTATGATAAGATGACTATACTGTCAAAAGCACCAGTACCTTATACCTATGTGCGCGAAGCAGATATTTTGTGGCAAAAGAGAATATGGAGGGTGATCGACATGAGGGAAAAATTGAATCAGCCTTTCTATTATCCCCTGGCCCCTCACAATCAATGGAGAAGTCTTATGCAGGTTATCCTGGATGCATTAAAGGAAGGTACAATCATAGCTTATGAAGCACCCATAGGGGGTACAGATGAATTTACCCTGCCTCTCAATTACAATGAGCTTATTAAAACGTTTGAAATACGTAAAGTGGAAAAATTCCAGAGAACCTCTCCTCCTTATGACTACTATGATACCGTTGTTGTTACCGAATTTAAACCGACAGATGTCAAAATGTTCAGAATTAAAGAAGATTGGTTTTTTGACAAACAACGGTCACAGATGGATGTCAGAATTCTTGGTATCTGTCCCATTGTTGATGACTATGACGAAAATGGAAATTACAGGGGCATCAAACCGATGTTTTGGATATATTTCCCCGAAGCACGTACAGTATTCGCTAAATCTGAAGTATTTAACCGTCATAACAGCTCCCAACGTTTAACTTATGATGATGTCTTCTGGAAGCGTATGTTCAGCAGTTATATCTACAAAGAAGATAATGTTTTTGACAGAAAGATTTCGGATTATGCAGCCGGTATGGATGCCATACTCGAGTCGGAAAGAATTAAAAATGAGATATTTCAGTACGAACAGGATCTCTGGGAATATTAA
- a CDS encoding co-chaperone GroES, with protein sequence MAKLKIQPLADRVLIEPAKAEEKTSGGIIIPDTAKEKPQKGKVVAIGKGKKDEPLTVKVGDTVLYGKYAGTEITIEGTNYLIMRESDVVAII encoded by the coding sequence ATGGCAAAGTTGAAGATTCAACCCTTGGCAGATCGAGTTTTAATTGAACCTGCCAAAGCTGAAGAAAAAACCTCTGGCGGAATTATTATTCCTGATACAGCAAAGGAGAAACCACAGAAAGGAAAAGTGGTTGCTATTGGAAAAGGCAAAAAAGACGAACCACTGACTGTCAAGGTTGGTGACACTGTTTTATACGGTAAATATGCCGGTACCGAAATAACCATTGAAGGAACAAATTACCTTATCATGCGTGAATCGGATGTCGTAGCAATTATCTAA
- a CDS encoding sigma-54 dependent transcriptional regulator yields the protein MDIQSIKQRFGIIGHSPLLDRAIDIARQVAPTDLTVLISGESGTGKEVFPQIIHNLSARKHGAYIAVNCGAIPEGTIDSELFGHEKGSFTGAHESRKGYFEVVNGGTIFLDEVAELPLSTQVRLLRVLESGEFIRVGSSKVIKTDVRVVAASNITVPDAIRKGTFRQDLYYRLNSVPIFVPPLRQRKEDIILLFRKFATDFAEKYRMPPLQLDDESIRYLMDYRWQGNVRQLKNVTEQISILEEKRYITLDILLKYLPQSQYSELPVVYDNRETVKSEFSERDLLYKVLFDMKKDIVDLKRLVIDILRNEGSAKSLQEDNAQIIKQLIHELEPVGNDIEEMRIHHEDHDQYPEPIQHPEVLEESLSLQKKEVDLIRRALDKYRGKRKNAAKELGISERTLYRKIKEYKLG from the coding sequence ATGGATATTCAATCTATCAAACAACGTTTTGGTATCATTGGTCATTCACCTTTGCTGGATAGGGCCATTGACATTGCCAGGCAAGTGGCTCCCACTGATCTAACGGTACTTATCTCTGGAGAAAGCGGCACTGGCAAGGAGGTGTTCCCCCAAATTATCCATAACCTCAGTGCAAGAAAACATGGAGCCTATATCGCAGTTAACTGCGGTGCAATTCCTGAAGGAACCATCGACTCCGAATTATTCGGGCATGAAAAAGGTTCATTTACCGGAGCGCATGAATCGCGAAAGGGGTATTTTGAAGTGGTTAATGGAGGAACTATCTTTCTGGATGAAGTAGCTGAGTTGCCTTTATCGACACAGGTCAGGCTGCTCAGAGTGCTCGAAAGCGGCGAATTTATCCGTGTTGGATCATCCAAGGTGATAAAGACCGATGTACGTGTTGTAGCAGCATCCAATATCACCGTACCTGATGCCATTCGTAAAGGAACATTCCGGCAAGATCTCTATTATAGGTTGAACTCGGTTCCAATTTTTGTTCCTCCCCTGCGCCAAAGAAAAGAAGATATCATCCTTCTTTTCAGGAAATTTGCTACTGATTTCGCAGAAAAATACAGAATGCCACCCTTGCAACTGGACGACGAATCAATAAGGTATCTTATGGATTACCGCTGGCAGGGAAATGTCAGACAGTTGAAAAATGTCACAGAGCAGATTTCTATACTTGAAGAGAAAAGATATATTACATTAGACATCCTGCTGAAATATCTACCACAAAGCCAGTACAGTGAATTACCGGTAGTCTATGATAACAGGGAAACTGTGAAGAGCGAATTTTCTGAAAGAGATCTTCTTTATAAAGTACTCTTCGATATGAAAAAAGATATCGTTGACTTGAAGAGATTAGTAATTGATATCTTACGCAATGAGGGTTCTGCAAAAAGCCTTCAGGAAGATAATGCACAGATTATTAAGCAATTAATACATGAGTTGGAACCTGTTGGGAATGATATTGAGGAAATGAGAATCCATCATGAAGACCATGATCAATATCCTGAACCCATTCAGCATCCGGAAGTTCTCGAAGAATCCCTCTCTTTACAAAAAAAAGAAGTGGACCTGATCAGGCGGGCTCTTGATAAATATCGCGGTAAACGGAAAAATGCAGCCAAAGAGCTGGGCATATCTGAACGAACCCTATACCGGAAAATCAAAGAATATAAACTTGGATAG
- the pheT gene encoding phenylalanine--tRNA ligase subunit beta: protein MKICYSWLKDYINLAVDQEKLATLLTGCGLEVENHEKVFGVKGGLEGVVIGEVVSCEKHPNSDHLSITMVDIGKPELLRIVCGAANVRTGLKVPVATVGTILYEGNQTYEIMKSAIRGELSEGMICAEDELGLGTSHEGIMELDPQSVTGTHARQYFNIWNDYVYEIGLTPNRTDAMSHIGVARDIAAVLNNIGGAGIGTAKMNLLLPSIESFKVENHDLDIQVVINDTDACPRYSGVSMTGIRVDDSPPWLKNRLNAIGIRPINNIVDISNYVLFETGQPLHIFDADLIKGNMVIIKKLPHGTKFITLDEIERELTEQDLMICNAHEGMCIAGVFGGLKSGVTESTRRIFIESAHFNPRSVRKTSKHHGLQTDASFRFERSVDPNGTVYALKRAAILIKDLAGGCVSSEIKDIYPKMTLNKEIDVHFQNVNRLIGKKMNHDVIRHILHDLGVEVMNETRRGMHVSVPTFKAEVTREADIIEEILRIYGYNNVEIPDRVHSSLSFSEKPDKNKIQNLISDYLTGNGFYEIMNNSLTTSGYINELNEFLPEHHVEILNPISKDLNVLRQTLLFGGLETIIHNINRKMPDLKLFEFGKIYLSYSESPPSSDVLDRYREYNHMAVFMTGQKHPESWYTDDDLVDFYSVKAIVNNLLLKAGICSARLSCQGISNGVFSNGLVYKYNHRILISFGMIHQRVLKRFDIRQDVFYADFDWELFVDLTKENHISYHELPRFPGVRRDLALLLSENIQYKEIEKIAYQTEKKLLKRISLFDVYEGDQIESGKKSYAISLFIQDEEKTLTDEEVDQVMKKLIIAFQGKLHATVR from the coding sequence ATGAAGATTTGTTATAGCTGGCTTAAAGATTACATCAATCTGGCAGTTGATCAGGAAAAACTGGCAACTTTACTGACAGGTTGCGGTCTTGAAGTGGAAAACCATGAGAAGGTTTTCGGCGTGAAGGGCGGACTGGAAGGTGTGGTCATCGGTGAGGTTGTATCCTGTGAGAAGCATCCGAATTCTGATCACCTGAGCATTACCATGGTAGATATTGGGAAACCTGAATTATTACGTATTGTATGCGGTGCAGCCAATGTCAGAACAGGCCTCAAGGTACCTGTTGCCACTGTGGGTACAATTCTTTACGAGGGCAATCAAACCTATGAAATTATGAAATCAGCTATTCGTGGCGAACTTTCAGAAGGTATGATATGTGCCGAAGATGAACTCGGTCTGGGTACTTCACATGAAGGTATTATGGAGCTTGACCCTCAGTCGGTTACAGGTACTCATGCCCGGCAATATTTTAATATTTGGAATGACTATGTTTATGAAATTGGCCTTACACCAAACCGAACAGACGCTATGTCACACATTGGTGTCGCCCGTGATATTGCAGCTGTATTGAATAACATTGGCGGAGCTGGTATAGGCACCGCAAAAATGAATTTATTGTTACCTTCCATTGAATCCTTTAAAGTTGAAAATCATGACCTTGATATTCAGGTTGTCATCAACGATACGGACGCTTGTCCACGTTATTCGGGCGTCTCAATGACGGGTATTCGTGTGGACGACTCCCCTCCATGGCTCAAAAACCGCCTTAATGCTATCGGCATAAGACCCATCAATAATATTGTTGATATCAGTAATTATGTATTGTTCGAGACAGGTCAACCGTTGCATATCTTCGACGCAGACCTGATCAAGGGCAATATGGTCATCATTAAGAAATTACCTCACGGAACGAAATTTATAACATTAGATGAGATTGAAAGGGAATTGACAGAACAGGATCTTATGATATGTAATGCTCATGAAGGGATGTGTATTGCCGGTGTATTTGGAGGTCTTAAATCGGGAGTGACTGAGAGCACTAGGCGTATTTTCATCGAAAGTGCTCATTTCAACCCAAGAAGCGTACGGAAAACATCAAAGCATCATGGATTGCAGACCGATGCATCGTTTCGTTTTGAGCGCAGTGTTGACCCCAATGGAACTGTATATGCCCTGAAAAGAGCAGCCATCCTCATAAAAGATCTGGCCGGGGGTTGCGTTTCCTCAGAGATAAAAGATATATATCCAAAGATGACCTTAAATAAGGAAATTGATGTTCATTTTCAGAATGTTAACAGACTTATTGGCAAGAAAATGAACCATGATGTCATCAGGCATATCCTCCATGACCTTGGTGTTGAGGTCATGAATGAAACAAGGAGAGGTATGCATGTATCTGTTCCCACATTCAAGGCTGAAGTCACTCGTGAAGCTGACATCATTGAAGAAATACTCAGGATATATGGATATAATAATGTAGAAATTCCGGATCGTGTGCATTCTTCCCTTTCATTCTCTGAAAAACCGGATAAAAACAAAATCCAGAATCTGATATCGGATTATCTTACAGGTAACGGATTTTATGAGATCATGAATAATTCATTAACGACATCCGGGTATATCAATGAGTTAAATGAGTTTTTACCCGAGCATCATGTTGAAATTCTCAATCCTATTAGCAAGGACCTTAATGTATTACGGCAGACACTTCTTTTCGGCGGATTAGAAACGATCATTCACAATATCAACCGGAAAATGCCGGATTTAAAGCTCTTTGAGTTCGGCAAAATATATCTCTCATATTCTGAATCTCCTCCCTCATCTGATGTCCTCGACAGGTACAGGGAATATAATCATATGGCTGTTTTTATGACAGGCCAGAAACACCCAGAGAGCTGGTATACCGATGATGACCTTGTTGATTTCTATTCGGTCAAAGCAATTGTCAATAATCTTTTGTTAAAAGCCGGTATCTGTTCTGCCCGTTTATCTTGTCAGGGCATTTCCAACGGTGTTTTCAGCAATGGATTGGTTTATAAATACAATCACAGGATACTTATTTCCTTTGGCATGATACATCAGCGTGTGCTCAAACGATTTGATATCAGGCAGGATGTTTTCTATGCCGATTTCGATTGGGAACTGTTCGTGGATCTTACAAAAGAAAACCATATCAGTTATCACGAACTTCCCAGGTTTCCAGGTGTCCGACGCGACCTTGCCCTGCTGCTTTCTGAAAATATCCAGTATAAGGAAATTGAAAAGATAGCCTATCAGACAGAGAAAAAACTGTTAAAACGAATTAGCCTTTTTGATGTGTATGAAGGAGATCAGATAGAATCTGGGAAAAAATCTTATGCCATAAGTCTGTTCATACAGGATGAAGAGAAGACTTTGACAGATGAAGAAGTTGACCAGGTCATGAAGAAATTGATAATTGCCTTTCAGGGAAAATTGCATGCCACCGTGAGATAA
- a CDS encoding LptE family protein, with protein MNIPKLSALFDIGQEAVKGIFNGWTFIGFFVLLTGCHIYSFTGASISPEVKTISIKYFPNRAALVQPTLSQRFTDALKDKFMRETNLSLVENNGDLLIEGEVSGYNTQPVAIQSNQQAALNRLTITVKVKFVNKFNESQNFETSFSRFQDYESSLSLADVEDGLIDVIDQDLIQDIFNKAVVNW; from the coding sequence GTGAATATTCCAAAATTATCGGCTTTATTTGATATCGGACAGGAAGCAGTGAAAGGTATTTTCAATGGATGGACATTCATAGGTTTTTTTGTGTTGCTCACCGGATGTCATATTTATTCATTTACAGGTGCATCTATTTCTCCTGAGGTCAAAACAATATCCATAAAATATTTCCCAAACCGGGCTGCTCTTGTCCAGCCTACTTTAAGCCAACGCTTTACAGATGCATTGAAAGATAAATTCATGAGGGAAACCAACCTGAGTCTGGTTGAGAATAATGGTGACCTGCTCATCGAAGGGGAGGTATCGGGCTATAACACACAACCTGTTGCTATTCAAAGTAATCAACAGGCTGCCCTGAACAGGCTTACCATCACGGTCAAAGTCAAATTCGTAAATAAATTCAATGAGTCACAGAATTTTGAGACATCCTTTTCGCGATTCCAGGACTATGAAAGCTCTTTGAGCCTGGCAGATGTGGAAGACGGATTGATCGATGTGATTGACCAGGATTTGATTCAGGATATTTTTAACAAAGCTGTTGTTAACTGGTAA
- the secG gene encoding preprotein translocase subunit SecG has product MYVLISILIIIACFLLGLVVLVQNSKGGGLASNFSSSNQFMGVRKTADFLEKATWTLAIALLVMSLVSILVIPRNIQVSNVPQSEIQQKAAEEQSPPVDYQAPPQE; this is encoded by the coding sequence ATATATGTTTTGATTTCTATTTTAATCATCATTGCGTGTTTCTTATTGGGTCTTGTGGTTCTGGTTCAAAATTCCAAAGGAGGAGGGCTGGCTTCTAATTTTTCTTCATCGAACCAATTTATGGGTGTGAGAAAAACAGCTGATTTTCTCGAAAAGGCCACATGGACATTAGCCATTGCTCTTTTAGTCATGAGTCTGGTGTCGATACTGGTCATTCCAAGGAATATACAAGTATCTAATGTACCTCAGAGCGAGATCCAGCAAAAAGCAGCCGAGGAACAATCACCACCAGTTGATTATCAAGCCCCCCCACAGGAATAG